From Lysinibacillus sp. SGAir0095, the proteins below share one genomic window:
- a CDS encoding formate/nitrite transporter family protein: protein MSYIKPKLVVENMIQAGLDKAKMPIKDMIIRGILSGALLGFGTTLAFTAEMQTKLGIVGAVLFPAAFVIIILLGLELVTGNFALIPLAVMDKKASVKEMLNNWFWVIVGHLIGGFVYAIFIVIAITNFGTATDNLVIQKIINVAESKTLAYQALGVTGIIVVVVKAILCNWMVSLGAVMAMTSKSTGGKIMAMWLPILIFFAQGFEHAVVNMFVIPAGMLLGANITFSDWWIWNQIPVLFGNAIGGFVFTGLALYVTYQTLPKNQLELSQVNKQNPFSEAEGV, encoded by the coding sequence ATGTCTTATATTAAACCAAAGCTCGTTGTTGAAAATATGATTCAAGCAGGTTTAGATAAAGCGAAAATGCCTATTAAAGATATGATTATTCGCGGCATTTTATCAGGAGCACTACTCGGGTTTGGAACAACTTTGGCATTTACGGCTGAAATGCAAACGAAATTAGGAATTGTAGGAGCAGTTCTATTTCCAGCTGCATTTGTAATCATAATTTTATTAGGGCTCGAATTAGTAACTGGGAATTTTGCATTAATTCCGTTAGCAGTCATGGATAAAAAAGCTTCTGTAAAAGAAATGCTTAACAATTGGTTTTGGGTTATTGTTGGACATCTAATTGGCGGTTTTGTTTACGCTATATTCATTGTTATTGCAATTACGAATTTTGGTACAGCTACAGACAATCTTGTAATTCAAAAGATTATAAATGTTGCAGAAAGTAAAACCCTTGCTTATCAGGCTTTAGGAGTAACTGGGATAATCGTTGTCGTTGTTAAAGCAATTCTTTGTAACTGGATGGTTTCACTTGGTGCGGTTATGGCCATGACATCAAAATCCACGGGGGGAAAAATTATGGCCATGTGGTTACCAATCCTTATTTTCTTTGCTCAAGGATTCGAACATGCAGTTGTCAATATGTTTGTCATTCCGGCAGGTATGTTATTAGGAGCAAATATAACGTTTTCTGATTGGTGGATTTGGAATCAAATTCCTGTATTATTCGGAAATGCTATAGGTGGTTTTGTTTTTACAGGGTTAGCACTTTATGTAACCTATCAAACGTTACCAAAAAATCAGCTGGAACTTTCTCAAGTCAATAAACAGAATCCGTTTAGTGAAGCGGAGGGTGTCTAA
- the nirD gene encoding nitrite reductase small subunit NirD — MKKIAERVKVVKVEEVAKGFGKTIRIGELEIALFRLNNDHFHAIENRCPHRGGVLVEGIVSGQHVFCPMHDWKIDITTGKVQEPDRGCVRTFEVEVIGEDVYILFL, encoded by the coding sequence ATGAAAAAAATTGCAGAACGTGTAAAGGTGGTAAAGGTTGAAGAAGTTGCAAAGGGTTTTGGGAAAACAATTCGTATTGGAGAACTAGAAATTGCGCTATTCCGTTTAAACAATGATCACTTTCATGCGATTGAAAACCGCTGTCCACATAGAGGTGGCGTATTAGTTGAAGGAATAGTAAGTGGGCAACACGTATTCTGTCCTATGCACGATTGGAAAATTGATATTACAACAGGCAAAGTACAAGAGCCAGACCGCGGGTGTGTTAGAACCTTCGAAGTCGAGGTTATAGGAGAGGATGTCTATATTCTTTTTCTATAA
- a CDS encoding N-acetylmuramoyl-L-alanine amidase, with translation MIKVGYDAGHGYHTAGKRTPDGEREWSFNDKVARAFANELALYKGVMTRRYDDPTGQRDVPLRERTDGANNWAANYYISFHHNALGGRWGNHTGVETFVNTNPQPRSVELANAIHPAIVKAYGLSDRGIKRGNLHIVRETAMPAILIEGGFMDSLIDVSKLRNDTVLSNVGKAVAQSFAEFAGLSRVTSPEEELTMAQYEELKRLINAQANRINVLESLAGVKEREVLADHREAWEWATSQGLVNGAFPNRPLTREQFASIEYRKATQGNN, from the coding sequence ATGATTAAAGTTGGATATGATGCTGGTCACGGTTATCATACAGCGGGTAAACGAACACCAGATGGAGAAAGAGAGTGGTCATTTAACGACAAAGTAGCCCGTGCTTTTGCAAATGAATTAGCCCTTTATAAAGGCGTAATGACGAGAAGATACGATGATCCAACTGGTCAGAGAGATGTCCCTTTAAGGGAACGTACGGATGGGGCTAATAATTGGGCTGCCAATTATTATATTTCATTTCACCACAATGCTCTTGGTGGTAGATGGGGGAATCATACTGGTGTTGAAACATTTGTAAATACAAATCCACAGCCTCGAAGTGTTGAGTTAGCAAATGCGATCCATCCTGCAATTGTGAAAGCTTATGGACTAAGTGATCGTGGTATAAAACGTGGAAATCTTCACATAGTTCGTGAAACAGCGATGCCAGCGATATTGATTGAAGGCGGCTTTATGGACAGTTTAATTGATGTTAGTAAACTTCGTAACGATACCGTTCTTTCAAATGTGGGAAAGGCTGTGGCTCAAAGCTTTGCTGAATTTGCAGGTTTATCAAGGGTTACAAGTCCAGAGGAGGAGTTGACTATGGCGCAATATGAGGAATTAAAGCGATTAATCAACGCTCAGGCTAATCGAATAAACGTTTTGGAGAGTTTAGCAGGAGTTAAAGAGCGCGAGGTATTAGCTGATCATAGAGAAGCGTGGGAATGGGCAACGTCGCAAGGTTTAGTAAATGGAGCATTTCCAAACAGACCATTAACACGAGAACAGTTTGCTTCAATTGAATACAGAAAAGCAACTCAAGGAAATAACTAA
- a CDS encoding uroporphyrinogen-III synthase: protein MGGLDHKCIALLGTRKIDEQTNIINQLGGTAVHRPAQGTVFFDSSFIGTEIKEIVSGKFEWIIFTTGIGIEKLFEVAKEMDYEEDLQAALEKMKIAIRGYKSANSLKKRGLVPIVRDDDGSISGLIRQMQTYHLKDKTVAVQLYGDPAVELMNWLKEQQANYQEIIPYQHIPPKKEILEQLMHEILTNEVHAVSFTSIQQVRFLFKLAVERNQKFELLNAFENHVLALPVGKVTGKALQDRGVKRMIIPQDERIGSALMTLNKYYKDSVID from the coding sequence ATGGGTGGATTAGATCACAAGTGCATAGCTTTATTAGGAACAAGAAAAATAGATGAACAAACGAATATTATTAATCAGCTTGGCGGAACTGCCGTACACCGCCCAGCTCAAGGAACGGTATTTTTTGATTCTAGTTTTATAGGAACAGAAATTAAAGAGATTGTAAGTGGTAAATTCGAATGGATAATTTTCACAACAGGAATTGGAATTGAGAAATTATTTGAGGTCGCTAAAGAAATGGACTATGAAGAGGATCTTCAAGCAGCCCTTGAAAAGATGAAGATTGCTATTCGAGGATATAAGTCAGCTAATTCATTGAAAAAAAGAGGCTTAGTACCCATTGTCAGGGATGATGATGGAAGTATTTCAGGGTTAATCCGTCAAATGCAGACTTATCATTTAAAAGATAAGACTGTTGCAGTGCAACTTTACGGCGATCCCGCTGTCGAACTCATGAACTGGTTAAAAGAACAACAGGCAAATTATCAAGAAATAATTCCTTATCAACATATTCCCCCTAAAAAGGAAATATTGGAGCAATTAATGCATGAAATACTAACAAATGAAGTCCATGCGGTTAGTTTCACAAGCATTCAACAGGTCCGCTTTCTTTTCAAACTTGCAGTTGAACGCAATCAAAAATTTGAACTTCTGAACGCTTTCGAAAATCATGTATTAGCCCTTCCTGTTGGAAAAGTTACTGGAAAGGCATTACAAGACCGAGGGGTAAAAAGAATGATTATTCCTCAAGATGAAAGAATTGGTAGTGCCCTAATGACATTAAATAAATATTATAAGGATTCTGTTATAGATTAG
- a CDS encoding carbonic anhydrase: MRKNYIYAILSIAVVAGVGIIGYFAIDTTEQAPVEDKEQLTATGVYWSYTGETGPEQWMNVNSDYEACGKGELQSPINIEIKDTADQQEAVKLAEQISLNYDQAIFTVENKGHTIEANSTTPENSLLINDKKYNLTGIHFHSPSEHQLNGQYFDMEAHIYHKSEEGELAIIGLFIESGEENQVLAEMWDEIPTNGTEAAKVLKNPVDLQLLLPEQKSVYQYMGSLTAPPCTEGVNWFILEQPIEMSNEQINRFSSIFLQNNRPIQELNGRDVYKFSLN, from the coding sequence ATGCGTAAAAATTACATCTATGCCATTTTATCAATTGCTGTTGTAGCAGGAGTAGGTATTATCGGATACTTTGCAATTGATACGACAGAACAAGCACCTGTGGAAGACAAAGAACAATTAACAGCAACGGGTGTCTATTGGTCGTATACAGGTGAAACCGGACCTGAACAATGGATGAATGTGAATTCAGATTATGAAGCGTGTGGGAAAGGTGAACTACAATCGCCAATTAACATAGAAATTAAAGATACTGCAGATCAACAGGAAGCAGTAAAACTAGCTGAACAGATATCACTTAACTATGATCAGGCCATTTTTACAGTTGAAAATAAAGGGCATACAATTGAAGCAAATTCAACAACACCTGAAAATTCTTTATTGATAAATGACAAAAAGTATAATTTAACAGGAATCCATTTCCATTCTCCAAGTGAGCATCAGTTAAATGGGCAATATTTTGATATGGAAGCTCACATATATCACAAATCGGAAGAGGGAGAATTAGCTATAATTGGATTGTTCATCGAAAGTGGAGAAGAAAATCAAGTCCTTGCAGAAATGTGGGATGAGATTCCTACTAATGGTACTGAAGCAGCAAAAGTATTGAAAAATCCGGTTGACTTGCAATTACTGTTACCCGAGCAAAAAAGTGTTTATCAATATATGGGCTCTTTAACAGCACCACCATGCACAGAAGGTGTGAACTGGTTTATTTTAGAGCAGCCTATTGAAATGTCAAATGAACAAATTAACCGATTCAGTTCGATTTTCTTACAAAATAATCGTCCAATTCAAGAACTAAATGGTCGAGATGTATATAAATTTAGTTTAAATTAA
- a CDS encoding DUF378 domain-containing protein: MGIVYRIALVLVIVGAINWGLIGLFQFDLVAVLFGGQDSALSRIVYSLVGLAGLLSIPLLFKAYDEDDVEIANNNHSNAYTNMNYQTEFGEEADFDEVQKTRTTDIEQTGSYPEVQNNRATELYDNDGKGDKNNLV, from the coding sequence ATGGGAATAGTATATCGAATTGCATTAGTTCTTGTCATAGTAGGTGCTATTAATTGGGGGTTAATCGGACTCTTCCAATTTGATCTTGTTGCAGTCCTATTCGGAGGCCAGGACTCAGCTTTATCAAGAATTGTATATAGTTTAGTTGGGCTAGCTGGATTACTCAGCATCCCATTACTTTTTAAGGCATATGACGAAGATGATGTAGAAATTGCTAATAACAACCATAGCAATGCCTATACAAATATGAATTATCAAACTGAATTTGGTGAAGAAGCTGATTTCGATGAAGTACAGAAAACTCGTACTACAGACATCGAGCAAACAGGCAGTTATCCAGAAGTTCAAAACAATCGAGCTACAGAATTATATGATAATGATGGAAAAGGCGATAAGAATAACCTAGTGTAA
- a CDS encoding HAD-IIIA family hydrolase, producing MKKAVFLDRDGVINEVLTNRVKFVNKPNDFYFLPGVPEAINKLNGYFDYVFVVTNQGGVGLGFMREAQLIKIHEHMINELKKTGATIHDVAFCPHKPKAGCACRKPGSKMIEDLGGKYEINLSNSYMVGDTDTDIQAGKKAGTKTVFLGESDPLADAIFPDLSSAADWIIEDASNNK from the coding sequence TTGAAGAAGGCTGTGTTTTTAGATCGTGATGGTGTAATTAATGAGGTTTTAACAAATCGTGTAAAATTTGTTAATAAGCCAAATGACTTTTATTTTTTGCCAGGAGTACCTGAAGCCATAAATAAGTTAAACGGTTATTTTGACTATGTATTTGTTGTAACCAATCAAGGTGGAGTAGGTCTTGGTTTTATGAGAGAAGCTCAACTTATCAAAATCCATGAACATATGATCAATGAATTGAAGAAAACAGGTGCAACAATTCATGACGTTGCTTTTTGTCCACACAAGCCAAAAGCTGGGTGTGCATGTCGAAAGCCTGGTAGTAAAATGATTGAAGATTTAGGGGGAAAGTATGAGATAAATTTATCAAACTCATATATGGTTGGGGATACGGATACAGACATCCAAGCTGGGAAAAAAGCTGGAACCAAAACGGTATTTCTAGGGGAAAGTGATCCGCTTGCAGATGCTATCTTTCCGGATCTTTCTTCAGCTGCTGATTGGATCATTGAAGATGCGAGTAATAATAAATAA
- the cobA gene encoding uroporphyrinogen-III C-methyltransferase — MGMVYIVGAGPGDEELITVKGLKCIEKADVILYDRLINIDLLNYAKREARLISCGKLPNCHTMQQHTINYELVKYAKEGKIVTRLKGGDPFIFGRGAEEAAACQEGGIKFEIVPGITSGIAAAAYAGIPVTHRDYSSSFAVITGHKKEGEPDNIQWDSLSKSVDTLAIYMGMKNLNYISKQLIAHGKSKETPVALIHQGTTNQQLTVIGTLGTIFEKAVQGQVKNPSMIIVGEVVNLREKLNWFEENKECFKVGAL, encoded by the coding sequence ATGGGAATGGTCTATATTGTTGGAGCTGGGCCAGGAGATGAAGAATTAATTACTGTAAAGGGTTTAAAATGCATCGAGAAAGCAGATGTCATTCTATATGATCGATTAATTAATATAGATTTGTTGAACTATGCAAAAAGGGAGGCTAGGCTCATCTCGTGTGGGAAGCTACCAAATTGTCATACAATGCAACAACACACGATTAATTATGAATTAGTAAAGTATGCAAAGGAAGGTAAAATTGTAACACGCCTCAAAGGAGGAGACCCATTTATATTTGGACGTGGAGCTGAAGAAGCGGCTGCTTGTCAGGAAGGGGGTATAAAGTTCGAAATTGTACCAGGTATCACCTCTGGAATTGCTGCTGCAGCTTATGCTGGAATCCCGGTAACGCATCGTGATTATAGTTCTTCATTTGCAGTTATCACAGGGCATAAAAAAGAAGGTGAACCTGACAATATTCAATGGGATTCCTTATCCAAAAGCGTTGATACGTTAGCCATTTATATGGGGATGAAAAATTTAAACTATATCTCAAAACAATTGATTGCTCATGGAAAAAGCAAAGAAACGCCGGTAGCCTTAATTCATCAAGGAACAACTAATCAACAGCTTACGGTCATTGGAACTCTTGGAACGATATTTGAAAAAGCGGTTCAAGGACAAGTGAAAAACCCAAGTATGATCATTGTTGGAGAGGTAGTTAATTTGAGAGAGAAGTTAAATTGGTTTGAAGAAAACAAAGAATGTTTTAAAGTGGGTGCTTTGTGA
- the cbpA gene encoding cyclic di-AMP binding protein CbpA — MIIKQRLLKKNDVVWCKASDSTTQVLSKLKESGYRCIPILDNNGQKFVGNAYKVSILEHMLDHEKEEVSIQELARDQDGTIYEESSFFESFFSIKRLPYLAVLDEEQNFVGILTHSKVFELLEEAWGYKTGSCALTIALPDTEGILAKVLTLVKKKTSVHSVFTIDDDNWYLRRVILTLGKDAHQTTIKEIEELLHKVGARLIDVEVFNKDRFSKE, encoded by the coding sequence ATGATTATCAAACAAAGGTTATTAAAGAAAAATGATGTAGTATGGTGTAAAGCATCCGATAGTACGACACAGGTACTATCAAAGCTGAAGGAATCTGGATATCGTTGTATCCCCATTTTAGATAATAACGGTCAAAAGTTTGTCGGAAATGCATATAAAGTTTCGATTCTCGAGCATATGTTAGATCATGAAAAAGAAGAAGTATCTATTCAAGAATTGGCACGAGATCAAGACGGAACAATTTACGAAGAAAGTTCATTTTTTGAAAGCTTTTTTTCTATCAAACGCTTGCCCTATCTCGCTGTTCTTGATGAAGAGCAAAATTTTGTAGGAATACTGACTCATTCCAAGGTATTTGAATTACTTGAAGAAGCTTGGGGATACAAAACTGGAAGCTGTGCATTAACGATTGCTTTACCTGATACAGAAGGAATATTGGCAAAAGTCTTAACATTAGTAAAGAAAAAAACTTCTGTGCATAGCGTTTTTACAATCGATGATGATAACTGGTATTTAAGAAGAGTCATCCTTACTTTAGGAAAAGATGCACACCAAACGACAATCAAAGAAATTGAAGAATTACTTCATAAAGTCGGTGCTCGGTTAATCGATGTTGAGGTTTTTAACAAAGATAGATTTTCAAAAGAATAA
- the nirB gene encoding nitrite reductase large subunit NirB: MNKKRLVLIGNGMAGVKTVEEILKISKERFEIAIIGEEPYPNYNRILLSKVLQGDTTVEDITLNDWSWYAQNDIQLFTSEKAIHIETVEKNVITNNGTTIPYDELIIATGSKPFILPIPGNDKEGVTTFRDIRDTVEMVNASKKYHRAAVIGGGLLGLEAARGLLNLGMDVTVVHLGNNLMDRQLDATAASLLKADLEGQGMRFLLEKNTTAITGGKRVERLKFSDGEEIDCDLVVMAAGIKPNIELAQQAGLTTNRGIIVNDYLQTSIPHIYAVGECAEHNGIAYGLVAPLFEQSKVLAQAICELDVTPYQGSIVSTQLKVSGVEVFSAGEFIEGGEKKALRIFDEQDALYKKLVFNGKKIVGAVLFGDSREGTRLFSMIKKQADISDTVKVSLLQPIGGEAEESVVATMDAEEIICGCNGVSKGSIVQAIHEQGCISVDGIKACTSASRSCGGCKSMISELLEITLGESFKPEFQKETLCGCTSLSRDEVIEEIRNKKLMHTREVMNVLGWTTLEGCSKCRPSLNYYLGMIHPVEYEDENESRFVNERLHANIQKDGSFGVVPRMYGGVTNSDQLRKIADVADKYKAKLLKVTGGQRIDIFGIEKEDLPKVWEELDMPSGYAYGKTLRTVKTCVGETFCRFGTQDSMSLGIALEKRLERIGSPHKFKMAVSACPRNCAESGIKDFGVVGVEGGFEMYVGGNGGTHLRSADLLGKVKTAEEVIEYASAYFQYYRETGIYLERTSKWVERMGLENIKVVMEDPKQRQELNERLNIAATVLEDPWKKIIGSEKLKNELFEKVTVEQ, encoded by the coding sequence ATGAACAAAAAACGATTAGTTCTTATAGGAAATGGTATGGCGGGTGTAAAGACTGTTGAGGAAATACTTAAAATTTCGAAAGAAAGATTCGAGATTGCGATAATTGGTGAAGAACCATATCCAAATTACAACCGAATTCTTTTATCCAAAGTGTTACAAGGTGATACGACGGTAGAAGATATTACATTAAATGATTGGTCTTGGTACGCACAAAATGATATTCAATTATTTACAAGTGAAAAAGCTATTCACATTGAAACAGTAGAAAAAAATGTAATTACCAATAACGGGACAACAATTCCTTATGATGAACTAATCATAGCAACAGGCTCAAAACCCTTTATTTTGCCAATTCCAGGGAACGATAAAGAAGGGGTTACGACATTTAGAGATATTAGAGATACAGTTGAAATGGTGAACGCTTCAAAAAAATATCACAGGGCAGCGGTAATCGGTGGGGGATTATTAGGTTTAGAGGCAGCAAGGGGTTTATTGAATTTAGGTATGGATGTTACTGTTGTACATCTTGGCAACAATTTAATGGATAGACAATTGGACGCCACCGCGGCTTCTCTGTTAAAAGCAGACTTAGAGGGGCAAGGAATGCGGTTTTTGTTAGAAAAAAACACTACAGCAATCACTGGTGGAAAAAGAGTCGAACGATTAAAGTTCTCTGATGGGGAGGAGATCGATTGTGATTTAGTTGTTATGGCAGCCGGAATTAAGCCGAATATCGAGCTAGCTCAACAAGCTGGCCTGACAACGAACCGTGGAATTATTGTTAATGATTATTTACAAACCAGCATCCCACATATCTATGCCGTTGGTGAGTGTGCAGAACATAATGGAATTGCATATGGCCTAGTTGCACCACTTTTCGAACAATCAAAAGTACTTGCTCAAGCAATTTGTGAGTTAGATGTTACTCCCTATCAAGGTTCAATAGTATCAACTCAACTAAAAGTTTCTGGCGTAGAGGTATTCTCGGCTGGTGAGTTTATCGAAGGTGGCGAGAAAAAAGCATTACGGATTTTTGATGAACAGGATGCACTTTATAAGAAGTTAGTATTTAATGGCAAAAAAATAGTTGGTGCGGTGTTGTTTGGTGATAGTAGAGAAGGTACACGCCTTTTTTCGATGATAAAAAAACAGGCGGATATTTCAGATACTGTTAAAGTAAGTTTGCTGCAACCAATAGGTGGTGAAGCAGAAGAAAGTGTTGTTGCTACAATGGATGCTGAAGAAATAATCTGTGGATGTAATGGAGTTTCTAAAGGATCTATCGTACAGGCTATCCACGAACAAGGCTGCATCTCAGTTGATGGTATAAAAGCATGTACAAGTGCATCAAGATCATGTGGTGGGTGTAAATCAATGATATCCGAGCTGCTCGAAATCACATTAGGAGAAAGCTTCAAACCTGAATTTCAGAAGGAGACATTATGCGGTTGCACTAGTCTTTCTCGAGACGAGGTAATAGAGGAAATTCGTAACAAAAAATTGATGCATACACGTGAAGTAATGAACGTTTTAGGCTGGACTACTTTAGAAGGTTGTTCAAAATGTAGACCATCCTTGAATTATTATTTAGGTATGATTCATCCGGTTGAGTATGAAGATGAGAATGAATCGCGCTTTGTTAACGAACGTTTACATGCCAACATTCAAAAAGATGGTTCTTTCGGTGTTGTGCCTAGAATGTATGGAGGGGTAACAAACTCTGATCAATTAAGAAAAATCGCAGATGTTGCAGATAAATATAAAGCGAAGTTATTAAAAGTTACAGGTGGTCAACGAATCGATATCTTCGGGATAGAGAAAGAAGATTTACCTAAGGTGTGGGAGGAGCTTGATATGCCTTCAGGATATGCATATGGGAAAACCCTTCGTACCGTTAAAACATGTGTAGGCGAAACATTCTGCCGGTTTGGTACCCAAGATTCTATGAGTCTGGGAATTGCTTTAGAGAAACGGTTAGAACGTATCGGTTCACCACATAAATTTAAAATGGCCGTATCAGCGTGTCCGCGCAATTGTGCGGAGTCGGGTATTAAGGATTTTGGAGTTGTTGGAGTTGAAGGTGGATTTGAGATGTATGTCGGAGGAAATGGTGGAACACATCTTCGCTCAGCCGATCTTCTAGGTAAGGTAAAAACGGCTGAAGAAGTCATTGAATATGCATCAGCATACTTCCAGTATTACCGGGAAACAGGTATTTACTTAGAGCGTACTTCTAAATGGGTAGAAAGAATGGGCTTGGAAAATATCAAGGTGGTTATGGAAGATCCTAAGCAGCGTCAAGAGCTAAATGAACGCCTTAATATTGCTGCTACAGTACTAGAAGATCCTTGGAAGAAAATTATTGGAAGTGAAAAGCTAAAAAATGAATTATTCGAAAAAGTAACAGTAGAACAATAA
- a CDS encoding alkaline phosphatase family protein, which yields MKRKIISFLFVIVLLLSIVGVTISMTPTKSLSEMDIQISKKPVILLTIDSLMSESLQKAVLEGNAPAFSFLMNKGTYIPDVVSSYPTMSVTIDSTTVTGAYADQHQIPGLIWFDEKDNRIISYGSGIREIWNNGVKNVAKDSIIRLNNEHLNSEVRTIYEELADTKIQSASINGLIFKGDISHKLNVPKMLSFMHLLPKEIEIKGPTLLSLGALSQYNPDNDKHKFLWNRMGVNDDFTVSELKYLIEQNKLPPFTLAYLPNLDAKVHRKGPEEEVKAIIEVDQSIQKLLNLFPSWEEAIEEVTWIVMGDSAQSLVKKDKEKGLIDLNQLLKGFTFWSGDNQDGQLAIAINERMAYINLNDNEIEINSIINTLKEDNRIGFIAWKDENLNYIVSPEKETILSFSSIGEYRDVYNQSWNLVGDLSLLDISISDNETIQYGDYPDGLARLNGALHSHGGRFIIVDAKPSYEFIEEHSHDHAGGGAHGSLHKIDSVVPLIIVGTDVKPKYNRLVDFKDWLVEIVQ from the coding sequence ATGAAAAGAAAAATTATCAGTTTTTTATTCGTTATAGTACTATTACTATCAATTGTTGGAGTCACGATTTCTATGACACCTACAAAAAGTTTGAGTGAAATGGATATTCAAATATCAAAAAAGCCAGTTATTTTACTTACAATAGATTCCCTGATGAGTGAGTCGCTCCAAAAAGCAGTGCTGGAGGGCAATGCACCAGCATTTTCATTTTTAATGAATAAAGGGACTTATATACCTGATGTTGTTAGTTCTTATCCAACCATGTCAGTTACGATTGATAGCACAACTGTAACAGGAGCCTATGCAGATCAGCACCAAATTCCCGGATTAATATGGTTTGACGAAAAGGATAATCGAATAATCAGCTATGGTAGTGGAATAAGGGAGATTTGGAATAATGGTGTCAAGAATGTTGCAAAGGATAGTATTATCCGTTTAAATAATGAACATTTGAACTCTGAAGTCAGAACTATTTATGAAGAGCTTGCAGATACTAAAATACAGTCCGCTTCCATCAATGGATTAATTTTTAAAGGAGATATTTCTCACAAATTGAATGTCCCAAAAATGCTCTCGTTCATGCATCTGCTCCCCAAGGAAATTGAAATTAAGGGACCAACTCTACTTTCTCTCGGTGCCCTTTCTCAATATAATCCTGATAATGATAAGCATAAATTTTTATGGAATCGAATGGGCGTTAATGATGATTTTACTGTTAGTGAATTAAAGTATTTAATAGAACAAAATAAATTGCCTCCATTTACACTTGCCTATTTACCGAATCTTGATGCTAAGGTACATCGTAAAGGACCAGAAGAGGAGGTAAAAGCGATAATTGAAGTTGATCAATCCATTCAAAAACTACTAAATCTTTTTCCGTCGTGGGAAGAGGCTATTGAAGAAGTAACCTGGATAGTTATGGGAGATAGTGCCCAATCCCTCGTTAAAAAGGATAAAGAAAAAGGATTAATTGATCTAAACCAATTACTAAAGGGCTTTACATTTTGGAGTGGTGATAATCAAGATGGGCAATTAGCTATCGCGATAAATGAACGTATGGCCTATATCAATTTGAATGACAACGAGATCGAAATAAATTCAATAATAAATACATTAAAAGAGGACAATCGAATAGGTTTTATTGCCTGGAAGGACGAGAATCTCAATTATATAGTAAGTCCGGAAAAGGAAACGATTCTTTCGTTTTCGAGTATAGGGGAATATAGAGACGTATATAATCAGAGCTGGAATTTAGTTGGGGATCTATCACTTTTAGATATTTCAATCTCGGATAATGAAACTATTCAATACGGTGATTATCCTGATGGACTCGCGAGACTAAATGGTGCCCTCCATTCACATGGAGGAAGATTTATTATCGTGGATGCTAAACCTTCCTATGAATTTATTGAAGAGCATAGTCATGATCACGCCGGGGGAGGGGCACATGGATCTCTTCATAAAATTGATTCGGTTGTTCCGCTTATAATAGTTGGAACAGATGTAAAACCGAAATACAATCGTCTTGTAGACTTTAAAGATTGGTTGGTAGAAATCGTCCAATAA